From Micromonospora sp. NBC_01699, a single genomic window includes:
- a CDS encoding NAD(P)H-hydrate dehydratase, giving the protein MKPAWRVADVRAAEDTVMASLPPGTLMQRAAAGLARRCALLLEERGGVYGASVLLLVGSGDNGGDALYAGARLAGRGAAVHALLLNPERAHPGGLAELRAAGGRTVEDLPDWADLVLDGIVGIGSSGGLREPAARLVGRLGGLRGRGGQRAVVVAVDVPSGVDVDTGHVPPSNDGTSAVSADVTVAFGVLKPALVVGPAAARAGQVDLVDIGVRPGLRATPALHVTEWADVLDWWPWSGPESEKYSRGVVGVATGSATYPGAAVLSVGGALAGPTGLVRYAGGARDEVLRQHPSVIATERVTDAGRVQAWVCGSGLGTGAAAATELRCVLAAPVPAILDADALTMLVDGSMADRLRQRDAPIVITPHDREFARLCGEAPGEDRVGAALRLAAWMDAVVLLKGDRTVIATPDGRAVVNPTGTSALATGGTGDVLAGLLGSLLASGLPADRAAIVAAYLHGLAGREAARRGPVTAPDVVAALRDVVPR; this is encoded by the coding sequence GTGAAGCCGGCCTGGCGGGTGGCGGACGTCCGGGCGGCGGAGGACACGGTGATGGCGAGCCTGCCGCCGGGCACGCTGATGCAGCGGGCGGCAGCCGGTCTGGCCCGCCGCTGCGCGTTGCTGCTCGAAGAGCGCGGCGGGGTGTACGGCGCGTCGGTGCTGCTCCTGGTCGGCTCCGGTGACAACGGCGGGGACGCCCTGTACGCCGGTGCCCGGCTGGCCGGGCGCGGTGCGGCGGTGCACGCGTTGCTGCTGAACCCCGAGCGGGCGCATCCGGGTGGGCTCGCCGAGTTGCGGGCGGCCGGCGGTCGTACCGTCGAGGATCTACCGGACTGGGCGGACCTGGTGCTGGACGGGATCGTCGGGATCGGGTCCAGCGGTGGCCTGCGGGAGCCGGCGGCACGGTTGGTCGGCCGGTTGGGCGGGTTGCGCGGGCGGGGCGGGCAGCGGGCGGTGGTGGTGGCGGTGGACGTACCGAGTGGGGTCGACGTCGACACCGGGCACGTGCCGCCGAGCAACGACGGTACGAGCGCGGTGAGCGCCGACGTGACGGTGGCCTTCGGGGTGCTGAAGCCGGCGCTGGTGGTCGGTCCGGCGGCGGCCCGCGCGGGTCAGGTGGACCTGGTCGACATCGGGGTGCGGCCGGGGCTGCGGGCGACGCCGGCACTGCACGTGACCGAGTGGGCCGACGTGCTCGACTGGTGGCCGTGGTCCGGTCCCGAGTCGGAGAAGTACAGCCGGGGCGTGGTCGGGGTGGCGACCGGTTCGGCCACCTATCCGGGCGCGGCGGTGCTCTCCGTCGGCGGTGCGCTGGCCGGGCCGACCGGCCTGGTCCGCTACGCCGGCGGTGCGCGGGACGAGGTGCTCCGGCAGCATCCGTCGGTGATCGCCACCGAGCGGGTGACCGACGCGGGCCGGGTGCAGGCGTGGGTCTGCGGTTCGGGGTTGGGCACCGGCGCGGCAGCCGCCACCGAGCTGCGCTGCGTACTGGCCGCGCCGGTGCCGGCGATCCTGGACGCGGACGCGCTGACCATGCTGGTCGACGGGTCGATGGCGGACCGGCTGCGGCAGCGGGACGCGCCGATCGTGATCACACCGCATGACCGGGAGTTCGCCCGGCTCTGCGGGGAGGCGCCGGGCGAGGATCGGGTCGGCGCGGCGTTGCGGCTGGCCGCCTGGATGGACGCGGTGGTGCTGCTCAAGGGCGACCGTACGGTGATCGCGACCCCGGACGGGCGGGCGGTGGTCAACCCGACCGGTACGTCGGCACTGGCCACCGGTGGCACCGGCGACGTGCTGGCGGGACTGCTCGGGTCGCTGCTCGCCTCGGGTCTGCCGGCCGATCGGGCGGCGATCGTGGCCGCGTACCTGCACGGGTTGGCCGGGCGGGAGGCGGCCCGGCGGGGCCCGGTGACCGCGCCCGATGTGGTGGCCGCGTTGCGGGACGTGGTGCCGCGCTGA
- the glmM gene encoding phosphoglucosamine mutase: protein MGRLFGTDGVRGRANADLTPELALAVAVAAAHTLAESDLSHRPLAVVGRDTRASGEMLEAAVVAGLASAGANVVRVGVLPTPAVAYLVAETKADLGVMLSASHNPMPDNGIKLFAAGGNKLPDEVELKIEAAIEANGSSAWNRPTGAGVGRVHDLLDGADHYIQHLVGSMSHRLEGLKVVVDCANGAASDLAPVAYREAGAEVVAIHAEPDGININEDCGSNHLARLQAAVVEHGADLGIAHDGDADRCVAVTADGEEVDGDQILGILALAMRDAGTLIADTVVATVMSNLGLRIAMSHEGIRLIETKVGDRYVLEELRASGLALGGEQSGHIVLPEYATTGDGLLTALQVMSRMAATGRTLADLASVVVKLPQVLINVPVGDRTVGAGAPAVLGAVELAEAELGETGRVLLRPSGTEPLVRVMVEAATQEIAQTVAERIAAEVRTASPVA from the coding sequence ATGGGCCGGTTGTTCGGCACGGATGGCGTACGTGGACGTGCGAACGCCGATCTGACCCCCGAGTTGGCGCTCGCGGTCGCCGTCGCGGCCGCCCACACCCTCGCCGAGTCCGATCTCAGCCACCGGCCGCTGGCCGTGGTGGGGCGGGACACCCGGGCCAGCGGCGAGATGCTGGAGGCGGCCGTGGTGGCCGGCCTGGCCAGCGCGGGCGCCAACGTCGTACGGGTCGGCGTGCTGCCCACCCCGGCGGTGGCGTACCTGGTCGCGGAGACCAAGGCGGACCTGGGCGTGATGCTCTCCGCCTCGCACAACCCGATGCCGGACAACGGGATCAAGCTCTTCGCGGCCGGTGGCAACAAGCTGCCCGACGAGGTCGAGCTGAAGATCGAGGCGGCCATCGAGGCGAACGGCTCGTCCGCCTGGAACCGGCCCACCGGCGCCGGTGTCGGCCGGGTGCACGACCTGCTCGACGGCGCCGACCACTACATCCAGCACCTGGTCGGGAGCATGTCGCACCGGCTGGAGGGGCTCAAGGTGGTGGTCGACTGCGCCAACGGCGCCGCCTCCGACCTGGCCCCGGTGGCGTACCGGGAGGCCGGCGCCGAGGTGGTCGCGATCCACGCCGAGCCGGACGGGATCAACATCAACGAGGACTGCGGGTCGAACCACCTGGCCCGGCTCCAGGCCGCGGTGGTCGAGCACGGGGCGGACCTCGGCATCGCGCACGACGGCGACGCCGACCGGTGCGTCGCGGTGACCGCCGACGGCGAGGAGGTCGACGGCGACCAGATCCTGGGCATCCTCGCCCTGGCCATGCGCGACGCCGGCACGCTGATCGCGGACACCGTGGTCGCGACCGTGATGAGCAACCTCGGGCTGCGCATCGCCATGTCCCACGAGGGCATCCGGCTGATCGAGACCAAGGTCGGCGACCGGTACGTGCTGGAGGAACTGCGCGCCTCCGGGCTGGCCCTCGGCGGCGAGCAGAGCGGGCACATCGTGCTGCCCGAGTACGCCACCACCGGCGACGGCCTGCTCACCGCACTTCAGGTGATGTCCCGGATGGCCGCCACCGGACGTACGCTCGCCGACCTCGCGTCGGTCGTGGTGAAGCTGCCACAGGTGCTGATCAACGTGCCGGTCGGTGACCGTACCGTCGGCGCGGGCGCCCCCGCCGTACTGGGCGCGGTGGAGCTGGCCGAGGCCGAACTAGGCGAAACCGGACGGGTGCTGCTCCGGCCGTCGGGCACCGAACCGCTGGTCCGGGTGATGGTCGAGGCCGCCACCCAGGAGATCGCGCAGACGGTGGCCGAGCGGATCGCGGCCGAGGTACGTACCGCCAGCCCGGTCGCCTGA
- a CDS encoding holo-ACP synthase, with product MIVAVGIDVVLVDRFTRALTRTPLLADRLFTEAERFTGSGNPRSPESLAARFAAKEAVAKALGAPAGLRWHDCEVVADPDGRPWLTVSGTVAAVAAERGVNRWHLSLSHDGGIASAMVVAER from the coding sequence GTGATCGTCGCAGTCGGCATCGACGTGGTGCTCGTCGACCGGTTCACCCGTGCCCTGACACGTACCCCGTTGTTGGCCGATCGGTTGTTCACCGAGGCGGAGCGCTTCACCGGCTCCGGCAATCCCCGTTCGCCCGAGTCGCTCGCCGCCCGGTTCGCGGCGAAGGAGGCGGTGGCGAAGGCGCTCGGTGCGCCCGCCGGCCTGCGCTGGCACGACTGCGAGGTGGTCGCGGACCCGGACGGCCGGCCCTGGTTGACCGTCTCCGGTACGGTCGCCGCCGTCGCCGCCGAGCGCGGCGTCAACCGCTGGCACCTCTCGTTGTCCCACGACGGCGGCATCGCATCCGCCATGGTGGTGGCGGAACGGTGA
- a CDS encoding alpha/beta hydrolase, producing the protein MIGYAQLWSADPAAWRTAGSAWRGLLGLADRRTAELTGTAATLRADWSGPAGRAADGRLHGLAAEVTASRPVFIEVEQILSGYATQLARAKAMLDATVGMAAAGGVRVDRRGVVSADPDVIRPDPLSTGNQPDPRTAAAVADVADGIRAALELATIADLEAARQLADLAADAGGGWAGPPPTGPPPPGTDPALVGRWWAGLTRAQRRWLVGHEPHRIGRLDGVPVRDRDQANRLLLDRQRTALLVQRGALLTGRITPTVPAEVARIDRTLAGLDVIRDRLSVDTGPRAYLLGLDPAGDGRAIVAIGDPDRAENVLTYVPGMTSDLPTVGGELGRAETMAARAAALDPTERTSVVLWLDYDAPDFLDEAAATGRARDAGPALHGFQEGLRATHEGPPARQTVLGHSYGSLVVGSTARDHGLAADQVVFLGSPGVGVDRAADLDLPAGRVWASAADNDVIRYAAAPDELVRRLVLSTALPGVGPLVAFGRPADDLRFGADPSGPAFGGQVFPGRSDGHTGYWDAGNPALDAVARITLDGRAG; encoded by the coding sequence ATGATCGGGTACGCCCAACTCTGGTCGGCCGACCCGGCGGCCTGGCGTACGGCCGGTTCCGCCTGGCGCGGTCTGCTCGGCCTGGCCGACCGGCGCACCGCCGAGCTGACCGGCACCGCCGCGACGCTGCGGGCCGACTGGTCCGGCCCGGCCGGGCGGGCGGCCGACGGACGGCTGCACGGGCTCGCCGCCGAAGTGACCGCGAGCCGACCGGTGTTCATCGAGGTCGAGCAGATCCTCAGCGGCTACGCGACGCAGCTCGCCCGAGCCAAGGCGATGCTGGACGCCACCGTCGGGATGGCCGCCGCCGGGGGCGTACGGGTCGACCGGCGCGGTGTCGTCTCGGCCGACCCGGACGTGATCCGGCCGGACCCGCTCAGCACGGGAAACCAGCCGGACCCGCGTACGGCGGCGGCCGTGGCGGACGTCGCCGACGGGATCCGGGCGGCGCTGGAGCTGGCCACAATCGCCGACCTGGAGGCGGCTCGACAGCTGGCCGACCTGGCCGCCGACGCGGGCGGCGGCTGGGCCGGCCCGCCGCCGACCGGCCCACCGCCGCCGGGCACCGACCCGGCGCTGGTCGGCCGCTGGTGGGCCGGGCTCACCCGGGCCCAACGGCGCTGGCTGGTGGGGCACGAGCCGCACCGGATCGGCCGGCTGGACGGTGTGCCGGTGCGGGACCGGGACCAGGCCAACCGGCTGCTGCTCGACCGGCAGCGGACCGCCCTGCTGGTCCAGCGCGGCGCCCTGCTGACCGGCCGGATCACCCCGACCGTGCCGGCCGAAGTGGCCCGGATCGACCGCACCCTCGCCGGGCTCGACGTGATCCGCGACCGGCTGTCCGTCGACACCGGCCCCCGCGCCTACCTGCTCGGCCTGGATCCGGCCGGGGACGGGCGGGCGATCGTCGCGATCGGCGACCCGGACCGGGCGGAGAACGTCCTGACGTACGTGCCGGGAATGACCTCCGACCTGCCCACCGTCGGCGGCGAACTGGGCCGGGCCGAGACGATGGCCGCCCGCGCCGCCGCGCTGGACCCGACCGAGCGGACGTCGGTCGTGCTCTGGCTCGACTACGACGCCCCGGACTTCCTCGACGAGGCGGCCGCCACCGGTCGGGCCCGGGACGCCGGGCCGGCACTGCACGGCTTCCAGGAAGGACTGCGCGCCACCCACGAGGGCCCGCCGGCCCGACAGACCGTGCTCGGCCACAGCTATGGGTCGCTGGTGGTCGGGTCGACCGCCCGCGACCACGGGCTCGCCGCCGACCAGGTGGTCTTCCTCGGCTCACCCGGCGTCGGCGTCGACCGGGCCGCCGATCTCGACCTGCCGGCGGGCCGGGTCTGGGCCAGCGCCGCCGACAACGACGTGATCCGGTACGCGGCGGCGCCGGACGAGCTGGTCAGGCGGCTGGTGCTCAGTACGGCGCTGCCGGGGGTCGGTCCGCTGGTGGCGTTCGGCCGGCCCGCCGACGACCTGCGCTTCGGCGCCGACCCGAGCGGTCCGGCCTTCGGTGGCCAGGTGTTCCCGGGGCGGTCCGACGGCCACACAGGCTACTGGGACGCCGGCAATCCGGCCCTGGACGCGGTAGCCCGGATCACGCTCGACGGCCGGGCCGGGTGA
- a CDS encoding MmpS family transport accessory protein: MTDPAPPQPPADPAPEPELTADPTPSPWAPPPAPAPWTPSAPAPWRPPAAAASTPPGPDPTTPSGYDPATIWSAPTPTNLPPTGTSPTSHAPPTASPTGYAPPTAAPTGYAPPTAAPTGYAPTGYVVPGAYSTGYAPPPGYPTGDPPLPGYPTDPSAAGYPPPAWAGTPAPVRGRTNTGLVAVVVVLAVLLCGGAGVAVAGLLNWRGSTGPAAAPTLPPNGGAGGPVLPAPSEPDPTVRTGRQVVYQVSGDGPAEVSYLEYPNMPRQLGTTTLPWRVEFTMPDPGVVTVLAIRSEADPGKITCTILVDGEAVTTNSATGPHATTTCAALTLN; this comes from the coding sequence ATGACCGATCCGGCACCACCCCAGCCGCCCGCCGACCCCGCCCCCGAGCCCGAGCTCACCGCCGACCCCACCCCGTCGCCCTGGGCACCACCGCCGGCACCCGCACCGTGGACGCCCTCGGCACCCGCACCCTGGAGGCCGCCGGCGGCCGCAGCGTCGACGCCACCCGGCCCCGACCCCACCACCCCATCCGGGTACGACCCGGCCACCATCTGGTCCGCACCAACTCCCACCAACCTCCCCCCAACCGGCACCTCCCCCACCAGCCACGCCCCGCCGACCGCCTCCCCCACCGGGTACGCCCCGCCGACCGCCGCTCCGACCGGGTACGCCCCGCCGACCGCCGCTCCGACCGGGTACGCCCCGACCGGATACGTCGTGCCGGGCGCCTACTCCACCGGGTACGCCCCGCCGCCGGGCTACCCGACCGGCGATCCTCCACTGCCCGGCTACCCGACCGACCCCTCGGCGGCCGGATATCCGCCGCCAGCCTGGGCCGGAACACCTGCGCCCGTACGCGGTCGCACCAACACCGGGCTCGTCGCGGTTGTCGTCGTACTCGCGGTGCTGCTCTGCGGCGGGGCCGGGGTAGCCGTCGCCGGGCTGTTGAACTGGCGCGGATCGACCGGGCCGGCGGCCGCCCCGACACTCCCACCGAACGGAGGCGCGGGCGGACCGGTGCTGCCGGCACCCTCGGAGCCCGACCCGACCGTACGCACCGGCCGTCAGGTGGTCTACCAGGTCAGCGGGGACGGGCCGGCCGAGGTCAGCTACCTGGAGTACCCGAACATGCCCAGGCAGCTCGGCACCACGACCCTGCCCTGGCGGGTGGAGTTCACGATGCCCGACCCGGGCGTGGTGACCGTCCTGGCAATCCGGAGCGAAGCCGACCCAGGAAAAATCACCTGCACCATCCTCGTAGACGGCGAAGCGGTAACCACAAACTCCGCCACCGGCCCCCACGCAACCACCACCTGCGCCGCCCTAACCCTGAACTAA
- the rpsI gene encoding 30S ribosomal protein S9, translating into MTDTIEAEPTPVVETESPAETETAAPAAPVARSPRGDRPIQTVGRRKQAIVRVRIIPGSGKITCNGRELEAYFPSKVHQQLIKEPLVTSEKTEQFDVIANLRGGGTTGQAGALRLGIARALIVNEPDDRPALKKAGFLTRDARVKESKKYGLKKARKAPQYSKR; encoded by the coding sequence ATGACCGACACCATCGAGGCCGAGCCCACGCCGGTCGTCGAGACCGAGTCTCCCGCCGAGACCGAGACCGCCGCTCCGGCCGCCCCGGTTGCCCGTAGCCCCCGCGGTGACCGCCCGATCCAGACCGTCGGCCGCCGCAAGCAGGCCATCGTCCGGGTCCGCATCATCCCCGGCAGCGGCAAGATCACCTGCAACGGGCGCGAGCTCGAAGCCTACTTCCCGAGCAAGGTCCACCAGCAGCTCATCAAGGAGCCGCTGGTCACCTCCGAGAAGACCGAGCAGTTCGACGTGATCGCGAACCTTCGCGGCGGCGGCACCACCGGCCAGGCCGGCGCGCTGCGCCTCGGCATCGCCCGGGCGCTGATCGTCAACGAGCCCGACGACCGCCCGGCGCTGAAGAAGGCCGGCTTCCTCACCCGGGACGCCCGGGTCAAGGAAAGCAAGAAGTACGGCCTCAAGAAGGCCCGTAAGGCGCCTCAGTACTCCAAGCGCTGA
- the glmS gene encoding glutamine--fructose-6-phosphate transaminase (isomerizing) has translation MCGIVGYAGARPALSIVLDGLRRLEYRGYDSAGVAIVCDDELLTEKKAGKLANLEKSLAERVSADPDGCPTPKLGIGDGTTGIGHTRWATHGGPTDRNAHPHQSRDGRVAVIHNGIIENFAKLRAELEADGIEFDSDTDTECAAHLLAAALADLRAAGEPDGPQLLATAMRSVSQRLEGAFTLLAVDAAVPGAVVGARRNSPLVVGRGEGENYLASDVSAFIEHTREAVELGQDQVVLITADGIEITNFDGTPGVGKDFHIDWDASAAEKGGYDYFMLKEIAEQPQAVADTLLGRLTDSGEIMLDEVRLSDQDLRDVDKIFIVACGTAYHSGLVAKYAIEHWTRIPCEVELASEFRYRDPVLDRSTLVVAISQSGETMDTLMALRHAKEQKARVLAICNTNGSTIPRESDAVLYTHSGPEIAVASTKAFLTQLVACYLIGLHLAQVRGVKYADEVGAVVAQLQEMPGKLRDLLADIEPVRELARDLKSAPTVLFIGRHVGYPVALEGALKLKELAYMHAEGFAAGELKHGPIALIDQGTPVVCVVPSPAGRGMLHDKIVSNIQEVRARGARTIVIAEEGDTAVLPYADHLITVPRTPTLLAPLVTTVPLQVLACEIAAARGHDVDQPRNLAKSVTVE, from the coding sequence ATGTGTGGAATCGTGGGCTACGCCGGCGCCCGGCCGGCGCTGAGCATCGTGTTGGACGGGTTGCGGCGCCTGGAATACCGCGGCTACGACTCGGCGGGAGTGGCGATCGTCTGCGATGACGAACTGCTGACCGAGAAGAAGGCCGGCAAGCTGGCCAACCTGGAGAAGTCGCTGGCCGAGCGGGTCAGTGCCGATCCGGACGGCTGCCCCACCCCGAAACTCGGCATCGGTGACGGCACCACCGGCATCGGGCACACCCGCTGGGCCACCCACGGCGGGCCGACCGACCGCAACGCCCACCCGCACCAGTCCCGCGACGGCCGGGTCGCGGTCATCCACAACGGCATCATCGAGAACTTCGCCAAGCTCCGGGCCGAACTCGAAGCCGACGGGATCGAGTTCGACAGCGACACCGACACCGAGTGCGCCGCCCACCTGCTCGCCGCCGCCCTGGCCGACCTGCGCGCGGCCGGTGAGCCGGACGGCCCGCAGTTGCTCGCGACCGCCATGCGCAGCGTCAGCCAGCGGCTGGAGGGGGCCTTCACCCTGCTCGCGGTCGACGCCGCGGTGCCCGGCGCGGTGGTCGGCGCCCGCCGCAACTCGCCGCTCGTGGTCGGCCGGGGCGAGGGGGAGAACTACCTGGCCAGCGACGTCTCCGCGTTCATCGAGCACACCCGCGAGGCGGTCGAGCTGGGCCAGGACCAGGTCGTTCTGATCACCGCCGACGGCATCGAGATCACCAACTTCGACGGTACGCCGGGCGTCGGCAAGGACTTCCACATCGACTGGGACGCCTCGGCCGCCGAGAAGGGCGGCTACGACTACTTCATGCTCAAGGAGATCGCCGAGCAGCCGCAGGCGGTCGCCGACACCCTGCTCGGCCGGTTGACCGACAGCGGCGAGATCATGCTCGACGAGGTGCGCCTGTCCGACCAGGACCTGCGTGACGTCGACAAGATCTTCATCGTGGCCTGCGGTACGGCGTACCACTCCGGGCTGGTGGCGAAGTACGCGATCGAGCACTGGACCCGGATCCCCTGCGAGGTCGAGCTGGCCAGCGAGTTCCGCTACCGCGACCCGGTGCTCGACCGGTCCACGCTGGTGGTCGCGATCTCGCAGTCGGGCGAGACGATGGACACCCTGATGGCCCTGCGGCACGCCAAGGAGCAGAAGGCCCGGGTGCTGGCGATCTGCAACACCAACGGTTCCACCATCCCGCGCGAGTCCGACGCGGTGCTCTACACCCACAGTGGTCCGGAGATCGCGGTCGCCTCCACCAAGGCGTTCCTGACCCAACTGGTGGCCTGCTATCTGATCGGGCTGCACCTGGCCCAGGTGCGCGGGGTCAAGTACGCCGACGAGGTCGGTGCCGTGGTGGCCCAGCTCCAGGAAATGCCGGGCAAGCTGCGTGACCTGCTGGCCGACATCGAGCCCGTACGCGAGCTGGCTCGGGACCTGAAGTCCGCGCCGACCGTACTGTTCATCGGCCGGCACGTCGGTTACCCGGTGGCGCTGGAGGGTGCGCTGAAGCTCAAGGAGCTGGCGTACATGCACGCCGAGGGCTTCGCCGCCGGTGAACTCAAGCACGGCCCGATCGCGCTGATCGACCAGGGCACCCCGGTGGTCTGCGTGGTGCCGTCCCCGGCCGGTCGGGGCATGCTGCACGACAAGATCGTGTCGAACATCCAGGAGGTACGGGCCCGTGGCGCCCGGACCATCGTGATCGCCGAGGAGGGCGACACGGCGGTCCTGCCGTACGCCGACCACCTGATCACGGTGCCGCGTACGCCGACCCTGCTGGCCCCGCTGGTCACCACGGTTCCGTTGCAGGTGCTCGCCTGCGAGATCGCCGCCGCCCGGGGACACGACGTCGACCAGCCGCGCAACCTGGCCAAGTCGGTCACCGTCGAGTGA
- the rplM gene encoding 50S ribosomal protein L13, which produces MRTYSPKPGEIERQWHVIDAADVVLGRLATHAATLLRGKHKPTFAPHVDTGDFVVVVNAGKVALTGNKRQTKIAYRHSGYPGGLKQVRYEELLAKRPEQAIELAVKGMLPHNKLGRQLIKKLKVYPGAEHPHIAQAPVPFEIKQIAQ; this is translated from the coding sequence GTGCGTACGTACAGCCCGAAGCCGGGTGAGATCGAGCGTCAGTGGCACGTTATCGACGCCGCTGATGTCGTGCTGGGCCGTCTGGCCACCCACGCTGCCACGTTGCTGCGTGGCAAGCACAAGCCCACTTTCGCGCCGCACGTCGACACCGGTGACTTCGTCGTCGTTGTGAACGCGGGCAAGGTCGCGCTGACCGGTAACAAGCGGCAGACCAAGATCGCTTACCGCCACTCCGGCTACCCGGGCGGCCTCAAGCAGGTCCGCTACGAGGAGCTGCTGGCCAAGCGCCCCGAGCAGGCCATCGAGCTGGCCGTCAAGGGCATGCTCCCGCACAACAAGCTCGGCCGGCAGCTGATCAAGAAGCTGAAGGTCTACCCCGGTGCCGAGCACCCGCACATCGCGCAGGCGCCGGTGCCGTTCGAGATCAAGCAGATCGCGCAGTGA
- a CDS encoding pyridoxal phosphate-dependent aminotransferase produces the protein MNTSIGHEALVQRMRPFGTTIFTEMSALATRTGAVNLGQGFPDTDGPTEMLAAAAEALRGGQNQYPPMPGIPALRAAVAAHQRRFWDLSYDPDGEVVVTAGATEAIAAAILGLCETGDEVVCFEPYYDSYAASIALAGAVRRPVTLRPSGDGRYGFDPADLRAAFGPRTRLVLLNSPHNPTGKVFTADELALVAELCQEYGAYAVTDEVYEHLVYTDAATGHIPLASLPGMAERTLRVSSAGKTFSCTGWKIGWASGPAPLVSAVLRVKQFLTFVNGAPLQPAVAVALALGDDYYDTFRATHQARRDQLTAGLTDAGFEVLSAEGTYFVTADITALGGRDGVEFCRTLPERCGVVAIPSQVFYDDVEAGRRLVRFAFCKRPEVLAEAVSRLRTLR, from the coding sequence GTGAATACGAGCATCGGGCATGAGGCGCTGGTGCAGCGGATGCGGCCGTTCGGCACCACCATCTTCACCGAGATGTCGGCGCTGGCGACGCGCACCGGTGCGGTCAACCTCGGACAGGGTTTCCCGGACACCGACGGACCGACGGAGATGCTCGCCGCCGCGGCCGAGGCGCTACGCGGCGGGCAGAACCAGTATCCGCCGATGCCCGGCATCCCGGCCCTGCGAGCGGCGGTCGCCGCACACCAGCGCCGGTTCTGGGACCTGTCCTACGACCCGGACGGCGAGGTGGTCGTCACCGCCGGGGCCACCGAGGCGATCGCCGCCGCCATCCTCGGGCTCTGCGAGACCGGCGACGAGGTCGTCTGCTTCGAGCCCTACTACGACTCGTACGCCGCCTCGATCGCGCTGGCCGGCGCGGTCCGCCGCCCGGTCACGCTGCGCCCGTCCGGCGACGGCCGGTACGGCTTCGACCCGGCCGACCTGCGCGCCGCGTTCGGGCCACGGACCCGGCTGGTGCTGCTCAACTCGCCGCACAATCCGACCGGCAAGGTCTTCACCGCCGACGAACTGGCCCTGGTCGCCGAACTCTGCCAGGAGTACGGCGCCTACGCCGTCACCGACGAGGTGTACGAGCACCTCGTGTACACCGACGCCGCGACCGGGCACATCCCGCTGGCCAGTCTGCCCGGCATGGCGGAACGGACGTTACGGGTCTCCTCGGCCGGCAAGACGTTCTCCTGCACCGGATGGAAGATCGGCTGGGCGAGCGGCCCGGCACCGCTGGTCTCCGCCGTGCTGCGGGTGAAGCAGTTCCTCACCTTCGTCAACGGCGCCCCGCTGCAACCGGCGGTCGCGGTGGCCCTCGCCCTGGGCGACGACTACTACGACACCTTCCGCGCGACCCACCAGGCCCGGCGTGACCAGCTCACCGCCGGCCTCACCGACGCCGGGTTCGAGGTGCTGTCGGCGGAGGGGACCTACTTCGTCACCGCCGACATCACCGCGCTCGGCGGCCGGGACGGGGTCGAGTTCTGCCGTACGCTGCCCGAGCGGTGCGGGGTGGTGGCCATTCCGAGCCAGGTCTTCTACGACGACGTCGAGGCCGGGCGTCGACTGGTCCGGTTCGCCTTCTGCAAGCGGCCCGAGGTGCTGGCCGAAGCGGTCAGCCGCCTCCGTACGCTGCGCTGA